Proteins from a genomic interval of Ciona intestinalis chromosome 9, KH, whole genome shotgun sequence:
- the LOC101242455 gene encoding uncharacterized protein LOC101242455, which yields MADEDGIPPLEDMTPLVQRVKEIQLKKEKSISASGSSVLSNQPETKTLYKEASNEAKKSFGGMQKGFLFGSKPKPSKPNAGGEKEPDYVVKPKENKESHLVFDDVQNAMKETGNKLLDDKTWITEDLLKSIESNDDLLKQLSDPKFNQAIQWMQKDPKAAMEYYKNDAQVQLFFKQFYKILGQHFTELADVSDKDNGATSSNKVDTQMTEQDKNEMDRILSNPEIKSILMKPDIQNLFTLLKTEPDKVQQLLRTCEPRMRSDIQKLVEARLLDFQQQ from the coding sequence atggCTGATGAAGATGGTATCCCACCCTTAGAAGATATGACTCCTCTAGTCCAGCGTGTCAAGGAAATTCAATTGAAGAAAGAAAAGTCAATTTCTGCAAGTGGGTCTTCTGTTCTGTCTAATCAGCCGGaaactaaaactttatataaagaaGCTTCGAATGAAGCGAAAAAATCATTTGGAGGAATGCAGAAGggatttttatttggtagtaaaccaaaacCAAGCAAGCCAAATGCAGGTGGTGAAAAGGAACCAGATTATGTGGTGAAGCCGAAAGAAAATAAGGAAAGCCATTTAGTTTTTGATGATGTTCAAAATGCTATGAAGGAAACTGGAAACAAACTTCTTGATGATAAAACGTGGATCACAGAGGATCTTCTAAAGTCCATTGAGAGCAATGATGATCTTTTGAAGCAACTATCTGATCCGAAGTTTAATCAAGCAATTCAATGGATGCAAAAAGACCCAAAAGCAGCGATggaatattacaaaaatgATGCTCAAGTCCAGTTGTTTTTTAagcaattttataaaattctagGTCAGCACTTTACTGAACTTGCTGACGTATCTGACAAAGATAATGGAGCAACATCCTCTAACAAAGTTGATACGCAGATGACAGAGCAAGACAAGAATGAAATGGATCGAATTTTATCAAATCCAGAAATAAAGTCAATTCTGATGAAGCCAGACATACAGAACctttttactttgttaaaaactgAACCCGATAAAGTACAACAACTTTTACGAACCTGTGAACCAAGAATGAGATCTGATATTCAGAAACTTGTGGAAGCAAGACTGCTTGACTTTCAGCAGCAATAG
- the LOC104266030 gene encoding calmodulin-binding receptor-like cytoplasmic kinase 3 translates to MPSTTENENNLENGKVNEKKQTTLFKFFKGDQKNQNKTRPLNDLTNKQSSVSKSCQVNQQKGKSSAKGECSSAQNKLTKVKSEGVRKTSSKKITIKHQSLQKETTETSLQRSFSSQPIKETFKRSLDFTTKDKEQHVIQTRIKMRGSSSSDIFRSKITQTPGKTKYKLQQQSSTSSTSDEVQITVEHGSDKPVDATPFGSNSSQNEAVQVMDSFTSSETSNENEDDSDLGVIGSSPDDNQRIPNDPSPDPEPSENNHDRPAVQSGPTNLPRSFNSSDFRTYNDGGILGYGGYSTVRIAFHDALEVVAVKCIDCPRNNTTIANKISQEMDLLRLGRNPNVISLLGVIAWDHSIGIITEYMHGGNLQNLFVNNTIQIRPGLILRMLWEAAKGVSYLHYANADQGIIHGDLKPDNFMLTSGLHVKIGDFGGARLKSLTGSNRPNVSGGESTLQYRAPERLVNYNNMTKASDVYSFAMCIYVGLSRSAIPAPGNRREFEASVLNEDRPLLTSVDEQIRRFDELGEEASSSIVSSMKEILIQAWSNEPDDRPTMVQVRNRMEEILKFQDISSISQHAADVAKEMSFDFLPSPGNRPCVCIDQFQQSS, encoded by the exons ATGCCAAGCACaacagaaaatgaaaataatttggAAAATGGCAAGGTGAATGAAAAGAAGCAAactactttgtttaaattctttaaGGGGgatcaaaaaaatcagaacAAAACAAGACCGTTAAATgatttaacaaataaacagAGTTCTGTTTCCAAATCTTGTCAGGTAAATCAGCAAAAAGGAAAAAGTAGTGCTAAAGGAGAATGTTCATCTGCACAGAACAAACTTACCAAAGTTAAATCAGAAGGTGTCAGAAAAACGTCATCAAAGAAGATTACCATTAAGCATCAAAGCTTACAAAAAGAAACCACTGAAACATCACTACAAAGAAGTTTTAGTTCACAACCTAtaaaagaaacattcaaaCGTTCACTTGATTTTACTACAAAGGACAAAGAACAACATGTTATCCAGACCCGTATTAAAATGAGAGGATCATCAAGCTCAGATATATTTAGGAgcaaaataacacaaacacctggtaaaacaaaatataagcTTCAGCAACAAAGTAGCACATCAAGCACATCAGATGAAGTTCAAATTACTGTTGAACATGGTTCTGATAAACCAGTTGATGCAACTCCATTTGGGTCTAATTCATCGCAGAATGAAGCTGTTCAGGTAATGGACTCTTTTACAAGTTCCGAAACAAGCAATGAGAACGAAGATGATAGTGACTTAGGGGTTATAGGTTCATCACCTGATGATAACCAACGAATACCAAATGATCCATCACCTGATCCTGAACCAAGTGAAAATAATCACGACAGACCAGCTGTGCAATCTGGGCCTACAAATCTACCAAGGTCTTTCAATTCTAGTGATTTTCGTACATATAATGATGGTGGAATTCTTGGTTATGGAGGCTATAGCACTGTACGTATTGCTTTTCATGACGCGTTGGAAGTAGTTGCTGTGAAATGTATTGATTGTCCACGAAATAACACCACAATCGCAAATAAAATAAGTCAAGAGATGGATCTCCTTCGATTGGGTAGAAACCCCAATGTGATATCACTTCTTGGTGTTATAGCATGGGATCATTCAATTGGAATAATTACAGAATATATGCATGGTGGGAATCTGCagaatttgtttgtaaataatacCATTCAAATCAGGCCTGGATTGATTCTTCGAATGTTGTGGGAGGCAGCAAAAGGAGTCTCTTATTTACACTATGCTAATGCAGACCAAGGAATTATTCATGGGGATTTAAAACCTGACAACTTCATGTTAACAAGTGGTCTGCATGTTAAGATTGGAGATTTTGGTGGTGCAAGGCTTAAGTCATTGACAGGAAGCAATAGACCTAATGTTTCAGGTGGTGAATCAACACTTCAATATCGTGCACCTGAGAGACTTGTAAATTACAACAACATGACAAAAGCAT CTGATGTTTATAGTTTTGCTATGTGCATTTATGTTGGTTTGTCTCGATCGGCAATTCCTGCTCCAGGAAACCGTCGGGAATTTGAGGCTTCAGTTCTCAATGAAGACCGTCCTTTGCTTACCTCCGTAGATGAACAAATAAGGCGGTTCGATGAATTGGGGGAGGAGGCAAGTTCAAGTATTGTCTCGAGTATGAAGGAAATATTGATACAGGCTTGGAGCAATGAGCCAGATGATCGACCAACCATGGTTCAAGTTCGCAACAGAATGgaagaaatattgaaattcCAAGATATCTCATCGATTTCTCAGCATGCAGCAGATGTTGCAAAAGAAAtgagttttgattttttacctTCACCAGGAAACCGTCCATGTGTATGCATTGATCAGTTCCAGCAATCTAGCTAA